TTTCTTTCTGTTCCTTTTTTCTCTTTTTCTTCTCTCTTTTCTTCAAGGAAACTTAGGGTTACGCTGTTTTCTTGATTTACGGGAGCTCTGTAGCTTTCCTGCTGGAAAAGGAAGGAGAGAACAAAAAGATGGAGAGTTAAGGATAGGACAGCAGATAGGATTAAGCTTTTGTTCATCGTACTTTTGGCTTACTTTACCGAGCGCCGTTTTTCCCTTGCCTTCTCAAAGAAGCTCTTAAGGCCGTTTCCATCTGACTTTTCTATAAGCTTTTCCACTTTCTCTATTGACTCCCTGAAAGTTTTTAGGGCGCTTAGGAGGTTTTCCCTATTTTCAATACAGATGTCCCTCCACATAACAGGGTCACTCATCGCTATCCTTGTAAAGTCCCTGAAACCTCCCCCCGTAAGCTGGAAAAGGTTGGTGGAGAGCTCCTTAGATAGTTTATCTATGGCGTCAACGATAGAGTAGGCGACAACGTGGGGTAGGTGACTAACTGCGGCAAAGACTCTGTCGTGGTGGTAAGGGTCCATTACGACTATCTCTGAGCCGAGATTCCTCCAGAGGTTGGCTATTTTTTCCATAGCTTCTCTGTCTGTGTTCTCTGTAGGGGTAATGATGAACTTTGCGCCTTCAAAGAGATTCTCTACAACGTTTTCAACGCCGGACTTCTCCGTACCCGCTATAGGGTGGCCTCCAACAAAGGGAGCGATACCTTTTAGGATTTCCTCACACCTATAGACCAAGTGTCCCTTTACGCTCCCAAGGTCTGAGACTATCGCCCTGTTTGATATGAAAGGCTTTATCTGCTTAAGAACCTCCTCGTAAACGCCAACTGGAGTAGACAGGACTATGAGGTCTGCGCTTTCGGCTATGGAGTGCT
The sequence above is a segment of the Phorcysia thermohydrogeniphila genome. Coding sequences within it:
- a CDS encoding prephenate dehydrogenase, with amino-acid sequence MEWNFKEICIVGLGLIGGSFALNLKLRGFPGKITAVDINPEAIEKGIELEVIDSGSIKHSIAESADLIVLSTPVGVYEEVLKQIKPFISNRAIVSDLGSVKGHLVYRCEEILKGIAPFVGGHPIAGTEKSGVENVVENLFEGAKFIITPTENTDREAMEKIANLWRNLGSEIVVMDPYHHDRVFAAVSHLPHVVAYSIVDAIDKLSKELSTNLFQLTGGGFRDFTRIAMSDPVMWRDICIENRENLLSALKTFRESIEKVEKLIEKSDGNGLKSFFEKAREKRRSVK